A stretch of DNA from Simkaniaceae bacterium:
CCTACCGAGTGGTACTTGGCTGCTTTGACAAGGGCTTTGGCTGCTTCCCCTATTTTTTTGCGTTGCGCCGGTTTGAGCACAGGCGAAGGCGCTTCCTCAATGAGCTTTTGCCTTCTTCTTTGGACAGTACAGTCTCTTTCTCCTAAATGAACATAGTGTCCGTGTTGATCACCAATGATTTGTACTTCAATATGGCGGGGATTGACTATGAATTTTTCTAAATAGACATCGGGATTATTAAAAGAGACTTCCGCTTCCGTTCTCGCTGCAACAAATAACCTTTCAAACTCTTTAGCATTGTGGGCGATTCGAATTCCTTTACCGCCGCCGCCATGGGAGGCCTTAATTACAACGGGATAACCAATTTTCTCTGCCTCTTTCAATCCTTCATCAACTTTTTCAATCACTCCATCCGATCCCGGAATGACGGGACACTTAACACTTTTAGCAAGGGCTTTGGCAGCTGCCTTATCTCCAAGCATTGCAATCGTCGAAGATTGAGGGCCGATGAACGTCACGCCGGAACTTTCACAAATCGACGCAAAATGAGAATTTTCGCTTAAAAATCCATAGCCGGGATGGATCGCATCAGCCCCCGTAATTTCACAAGCGGCTAGAATATTGGGGATTTTTAAATAGGATTGAGATGACTGGGCTCTTCCAATACATACGGCTTCATCTGCATGCAAAACATGCAAACTTTCACTATCGGCTTCGGAATAGACCGCAACAGTTTCAATTCCCAAATCATGGCAAGCCCTAATGATTCGAACTGCAATTTCTCCGCGATTGGCAATAAGTACTTTTTTCATAAGTTTCAATTATTCAATTCTAAATAATTTTGTTCCGAACTCAACAGGTTGTGAGTTCTCAATCAAAATTTCTTTAATGACACCGGAGCGATCGGCCTTGACTTCATTCATAACCTTCATCGCTTCAACAATACAAACAATACTCCCCTTTTCAATTTGATCCCCTACCTTGATAAAAACAGGATCATCCGGAGATGGGCTGGAGTAATACGTTCCGACCATGGGGGAGGTAATAAAATG
This window harbors:
- the accB gene encoding acetyl-CoA carboxylase biotin carboxyl carrier protein, which gives rise to MDMQLIKDLIKIMDKGKLAKLHVKEKNGFEISLEKAGQAASGKAHFHQAPVHEFLPVAETAKEMPAKKEVQQSGHFITSPMVGTYYSSPSPDDPVFIKVGDQIEKGSIVCIVEAMKVMNEVKADRSGVIKEILIENSQPVEFGTKLFRIE
- the accC gene encoding acetyl-CoA carboxylase biotin carboxylase subunit, which codes for MKKVLIANRGEIAVRIIRACHDLGIETVAVYSEADSESLHVLHADEAVCIGRAQSSQSYLKIPNILAACEITGADAIHPGYGFLSENSHFASICESSGVTFIGPQSSTIAMLGDKAAAKALAKSVKCPVIPGSDGVIEKVDEGLKEAEKIGYPVVIKASHGGGGKGIRIAHNAKEFERLFVAARTEAEVSFNNPDVYLEKFIVNPRHIEVQIIGDQHGHYVHLGERDCTVQRRRQKLIEEAPSPVLKPAQRKKIGEAAKALVKAAKYHSVGTVEFLLDQDGHFYFMEVNTRIQVEHTVTEELTGIDLVEQQLRIARKEKLGFTQNDIDLKGHVIEFRINAEDPMNNFAPSPGRLEYYNPPAGPHVRIDSACYAGYQIPPYYDSMIAKLIVRGKDRQEAIARAERALREFHIGGVHSTVHFHQFMLNNEQFLKSDYTITFVDELIEKGCTFKLDGSQ